A genomic segment from Oncorhynchus keta strain PuntledgeMale-10-30-2019 chromosome 9, Oket_V2, whole genome shotgun sequence encodes:
- the lrrtm4l1 gene encoding leucine rich repeat transmembrane neuronal 4 like 1, giving the protein MGSKLCDGRLVHLPLLLLLVLQALLLLCSGERTCPHSCRCEGKIVHCESAGFSDVPENISVGCQGLSLRYNDLHTLLPYQFAHLNQILWLYLDHNQISALDSRAFQGVRRLKELILSSNMISQLHNATFHGVPNLRSLDLSYNKLQMLQPGQFHGLRKLQNLHLRSNGLTNIPIRAFLECRSLEFLDLGYNRLRALTRTTFLGLQRLMELHLEHNQFSRINFFLFPRLANLRGLYLQWNRIRAVNQGLPWSWHTLQKLDLSGNEIQTLDPAVFHCLPNLQILNLESNKLSNVSQEAVSAWISLTSISLAGNVWECGTGICPLVAWLRNFRGTKDTTMICSSPKHLQGEKIMEATRNNGICEETDYFQTETPSPTPDFIETTPDPTPAPTSPPPPLPPPTTLAPLPPPRPQPLPRPTFPSRVGIDPRDSPPQAPPSLRSLVVTQPPELELMSFHKVVVGSVALFFSMSLILTVIYVSWRRYPNAARLLQQSSVVGRKRRKKSPEPEQNLSSQLQEYYMSYNPAATPEGLEVLGNGTGSCTCISGSRECENEYTCPRPLPGAWLGDVPTIH; this is encoded by the coding sequence GTTCTAAGCTGTGTGATGGACGACTGGTGCACCTCCCACTCCTCCTGCTCCTCGTCCTCCAGGCCctgctgctgctctgctctgGTGAACGCACCTGCCCCCACAGCTGCCGTTGTGAGGGGAAAATCGTCCATTGCGAGTCAGCTGGCTTCTCAGATGTCCCTGAGAACATCTCAGTGGGCTGCCAAGGCCTCTCTCTCCGCTACAATGACCTGCACACACTGCTCCCCTACCAGTTTGCCCACCTCAACCAAATCCTCTGGCTCTACCTGGACCACAACCAGATCTCTGCTCTAGATAGCCGGGCCTTCCAGGGGGTCCGCAGGCTTAAAGAGCTGATCCTCAGCTCCAACATGATCTCTCAGCTCCACAATGCCACCTTCCACGGGGTGCCCAACCTCCGCAGCCTGGACCTGTCCTACAACAAGCTGCAGATGCTGCAGCCGGGGCAGTTCCACGGCCTGAGGAAGCTGCAGAACCTCCACCTCCGCTCAAACGGCCTCACCAACATCCCCATCCGGGCCTTCCTGGAATGTCGCAGCCTGGAGTTTCTGGACCTGGGCTACAACCGCCTCCGGGCCCTCACCAGGACCACTTTCCTGGGGCTGCAGAGGCTCATGGAGCTGCACCTGGAGCACAACCAGTTCTCCCGGATCAACTTCTTTCTGTTTCCACGTCTTGCTAACCTGCGGGGGCTCTATCTGCAGTGGAACCGCATCCGAGCAGTCAACCAGGGCCTGCCCTGGAGTTGGCACACGCTGCAGAAACTGGACTTGTCTGGCAACGAGATCCAGACCCTGGACCCAGCTGTATTCCACTGCCTGCCCAACCTACAGATCCTCAATCTGGAGTCCAACAAACTGTCCAATGTGTCCCAGGAGGCAGTGTCTGCCTGGATATCCCTGACCTCCATCAGCCTGGCGGGTAACGTGTGGGAATGTGGGACAGGCATCTGCCCACTGGTGGCTTGGCTGAGAAACTTTCGAGGCACTAAAGACACCACCATGATATGTAGCAGCCCAAAGCATCTCCAGGGAGAGAAGATCATGGAGGCTACGAGGAACAACGGAATTTGTGAGGAAACAGACTACTTCCAGACAGAAACTCCTTCCCCGACACCAGATTTCATTGAGACGACACCCGACCCAACCCCTGCTCCCACCAGCCCCCCTCCACCCCTGCCTCCACCTACCACCCTGGCCCCCCTACCCCCACCTCGGCCTCAGCCCCTTCCCCGCCCGACCTTCCCAAGCCGGGTAGGAATTGACCCCAGAGACTCCCCTCCCCAGGCTCCACCCTCCCTTCGCAGCCTGGTGGTGACTCAGCCCCCAGAGCTGGAGCTCATGTCCTTCCACAAGGTAGTGGTGGGCAGTGTGGCGCTCTTCTTCTCCATGTCGCTCATCCTGACCGTCATCTATGTGTCGTGGAGGCGCTACCCGAACGCTGCACGACTCCTGCAGCAGAGCTCCGTGGTGGGCCGCAAGCGACGGAAAAAGAGCCCCGAGCCAGAGCAGAACCTGAGCTCCCAGCTGCAGGAATATTACATGAGCTACAACCCGGCTGCCACCCCGGAGGGTTTGGAGGTGCTCGGCAACGGGACTGGGTCCTGCACCTGCATCTCTGGCTCCAGGGAATGTGAG